In Bythopirellula goksoeyrii, a single window of DNA contains:
- a CDS encoding MBL fold metallo-hydrolase RNA specificity domain-containing protein, producing MVRLTFHGAAQTVTGSKYLLEAGDARVLVDCGLFQGLKKLRELNWTDPDFNVRQIDSVVLTHAHLDHVGYLPRIVKQGFRGKVYCTPATAQLAEIIMLDSAKIQEQDADYANKKGFSKHIPAFPLYEGSDVKETLKLFRTQTREHWFSPAEPIHMRFHDAGHLLGSNLIEVEVRDRKDPLRIVFSGDVGRYDGPLYHDPTPPPACDYMICESTYGNRDHPEVDLMQSLADVVNRSAKRGGLMLVAAFAIGRSQQLIYLLQLLKKEGRIPDLKIYLDSPMSCNATGVYREFNEDHDLSEGELDRDHPLLAGPGVVLCRKAEESKALNRLSGPGIVIASSGMMTGGRIVHHLKQRLPDKKTTVVLSGYMAEGTRGRYLEDGAETLRMHGQEIPVRAAIEKIPGLSGHADRSGLLRWLAPLPDPKRVFLTHGEIESSESLAEELRTSRGWNVHIPALGESQELD from the coding sequence ATGGTTAGACTTACATTTCACGGTGCTGCCCAGACGGTCACCGGTTCCAAATACCTGCTTGAGGCAGGGGATGCCCGGGTGCTGGTCGACTGCGGCTTGTTCCAGGGCCTCAAGAAGTTGCGAGAATTGAATTGGACCGATCCGGATTTCAATGTCCGACAGATTGATTCTGTCGTGTTGACACACGCCCATCTCGATCATGTCGGCTATCTTCCTCGAATCGTCAAACAGGGTTTCCGCGGGAAGGTGTACTGCACACCAGCAACCGCTCAGCTGGCAGAGATCATTATGTTGGATTCGGCAAAAATTCAGGAACAAGATGCCGACTATGCCAACAAGAAGGGTTTCTCGAAGCACATCCCCGCATTTCCGCTCTACGAGGGGAGCGACGTCAAGGAAACACTCAAACTCTTCCGCACTCAAACACGGGAGCATTGGTTTTCGCCCGCCGAGCCGATCCACATGCGGTTCCACGACGCGGGGCATCTGCTAGGGTCGAACTTGATCGAAGTCGAAGTTCGTGATCGCAAGGATCCTCTGCGAATCGTTTTCTCGGGCGATGTGGGACGCTACGATGGGCCACTCTATCACGACCCCACGCCTCCCCCCGCTTGCGACTACATGATCTGCGAGAGCACCTATGGAAACCGCGATCATCCGGAAGTCGACTTGATGCAGAGCCTGGCCGACGTGGTGAACCGCTCCGCCAAGCGAGGCGGCTTGATGCTGGTCGCGGCGTTCGCCATCGGTCGCTCGCAACAATTGATTTACCTGTTACAGCTCTTGAAGAAGGAGGGCCGCATTCCTGACTTGAAGATCTATCTGGATAGTCCTATGTCCTGTAACGCCACCGGCGTCTATCGCGAGTTCAATGAGGACCATGACCTGAGCGAAGGTGAACTCGATCGCGACCATCCGCTCTTAGCGGGGCCAGGTGTTGTGCTCTGTCGCAAGGCGGAGGAGTCCAAAGCCCTCAATCGACTCTCGGGCCCCGGCATCGTAATCGCCAGCAGCGGCATGATGACCGGCGGTCGGATCGTGCATCACCTCAAACAGCGGCTTCCCGATAAGAAGACTACGGTTGTGCTGTCGGGGTATATGGCCGAAGGGACGCGCGGCCGCTACCTTGAGGATGGCGCCGAAACCCTGCGGATGCACGGCCAGGAAATTCCTGTGCGGGCAGCTATCGAAAAAATCCCCGGGCTGAGCGGCCATGCCGACCGGAGCGGCTTGTTGCGGTGGCTCGCTCCATTGCCGGACCCAAAACGAGTCTTTCTCACTCATGGCGAGATAGAGAGCAGCGAGTCGCTGGCGGAGGAATTACGCACCTCGCGCGGCTGGAACGTTCATATCCCCGCCCTGGGGGAGTCGCAAGAACTCGACTAA
- a CDS encoding LOG family protein, translating to MDLPPEVEKNRQAILRSPSYRMAEIDVDFLGRAAQRPIRMQLELHKVETLLRENKIDSTVVVFGGTRVVERHIAEERLAAARKLLDENPSDEQAKRGFIRAESAFSKTRFYEDAREFSRIVSSSCQSDGKCNFVIATGGGPGVMEAANRGAFEIGAKSIGFNIELPHEQEPNPYITPELCFQFSYFALRKFHFVLRAAALVVFPGGFGTLDELFNTLTLRQTGRMQEIPIILYGKEYWENVIDFQYLANQGVVADDDLELCYYADTPAEAWKIIADFHHVN from the coding sequence ATGGATCTCCCTCCCGAAGTTGAAAAAAACCGCCAAGCAATTCTTCGTTCCCCCAGTTATCGCATGGCTGAGATCGATGTCGATTTCTTGGGACGCGCTGCACAAAGACCGATTCGGATGCAGCTTGAATTGCACAAAGTTGAGACATTGCTGCGTGAGAATAAGATTGACTCGACCGTCGTCGTGTTTGGCGGAACTCGGGTCGTGGAACGCCACATTGCGGAAGAACGACTCGCCGCAGCACGAAAGCTGCTCGACGAGAATCCTTCTGATGAGCAAGCCAAGCGTGGGTTTATCCGTGCGGAGAGTGCTTTCTCCAAGACGCGCTTTTACGAAGATGCGAGAGAATTCAGTCGCATCGTTTCGTCCTCATGCCAGAGCGATGGCAAATGCAACTTCGTGATCGCCACCGGCGGTGGTCCTGGCGTAATGGAAGCCGCCAATCGCGGTGCCTTCGAAATTGGTGCCAAGAGCATTGGTTTCAATATCGAATTGCCTCACGAGCAAGAACCCAATCCGTACATTACACCGGAATTGTGTTTTCAGTTTAGCTATTTTGCACTGCGAAAGTTTCACTTCGTCCTGCGTGCAGCAGCACTGGTGGTTTTTCCAGGTGGGTTTGGAACTCTTGATGAACTCTTCAATACCCTCACCCTGCGGCAGACTGGCCGCATGCAGGAGATCCCGATCATTCTTTACGGGAAAGAGTATTGGGAGAACGTGATCGATTTTCAATACTTGGCCAACCAGGGGGTGGTAGCGGATGACGACCTGGAGCTCTGCTACTACGCAGATACCCCGGCAGAGGCGTGGAAGATCATCGCCGATTTTCACCATGTGAATTGA